In bacterium, the sequence TTCCCTTTTGCTAACCTGATTATGGCATTAATTGGGACAAGTTTATCTTTACAAAAACCCAAAGGCAAAATAGTGGCAAGTTTTGGCTTGAGTATTTTTATCAGTTTCCTTTACTGGGAGGCAATAGGTATTGCTCGGGCTTTAGGTATGGCTGAAAATTTACCACCAGCCTTTTCTGCCTGGATTGCCAATATCATTTTTGGAATAATCGGGATTTATTTAGCATTTAAGATTAAGAATTAGAATAACTATTCACCCTGTAGGAAAGTAGGGAAGTAGGAAAGGGGAAGAAAATGAATGAGAAGTTAAATGATTTTAGACAACTTGTAGTATGGCAAAAAAGCCATCATTTAGTGCTAAGAATATACGAAATAACCAAAAACTTCCCAACTGAAGAAAAATATGGATTGGTGCAACAGATGTGCCCAGCGGCTGTTTCTATTCCAGCAAATATTGCCGAAGGGTTTAAGAAACAAGGCATAAAGAATAAGTTACAAGTAGGAAGTAGGATGCTTATAGGTTTAATCAAATGAATTAAGAGTAAAATAGTATGAAGTATTTCCCCCCTTTCCTACTTCCTACTTCCTACTTGCTTGGTATGCTGAATAGTTACTGTTCTGTAACATCTTCGTGTCCTTCGTGCTCTTCGTGGTGAATAGTTACCTCCATTATTCCGCCAGCCAGCTAAATACTCGATTAACGAAATCGTGGCTAAATACCAGAAGAGAATTAGCAAAAGAGGATGTATCACCAAAAACCAGAACTTTGCCCTGACCATAATTTTGACAGGCTACAAGGATAATGTCTCCTAATTGTTCATTCGGGTCATAATCTAAATTCCCTAAATATGCTTGTTCGGGATTATCTTCTTTGCCCGGGTCAGAGTAACCATATTTACCCATAATGATAGGGTAGGCGGGGTGAGTAATTTTTAATGAGGCGCCAACGACAATTCCTGGTTCATCCTCAATATCCTCTAAACCAATGGTAATGGGATGATTAAGATACTGATATGAATGAAGCCAACCACCAATGAAATAATCCGCTGAATCAAAATTATATTTAATATTTACTGGTTCTAAAATGTCATTTAACTGGTTACTTGCACCTTTTTTATAAAATGTATGGTCTCCTAAAAGAAGTAATGAACCACCCTTTTCAACAAACTCCCAGATAGCCTTCTTTTCGTCATCCGCAATAGCCTCCTCAATATTTATCATAACTAATATCTTTGCCTCGTTTAATATCTTTTGAGTAATTGTTTTAGTCCAGATGGGTTCAAATCCAATCCTGGCAACAAACAAGGGTAAATTTCCAAACATACCTCCACTGTAAGCCCCAAAATCGTTAAAAGTTGGTATGTCCCAATTTAAAAAGCCTTTTTCATAAAAAACAACCTTTTCTTTACTTACAGATTTTTGAGAAGGATGCGGAAATGTCATAAAACCAATTGAAAAACAAACTAACAGCCCAATAATGGGGATAAAAATTTTACCACCTCTTGTTTGTTCAGCCTGAAATTCTACATCTTTTAAACCAAAATAAAGCGGGATAAGAAGGAGTAATGATAAAAAAGTAGGCAGGATTAAAATAAAAATATCCTTTTTATGAAAAATCTCTATTAAAAACGCAACACCAATAACATAAACTATCTGAATAAATAAAACTAAAACTAAACTTAAGATTAGAGAAAATATTTTCTTTTTCTGCGAGAAAAGGCACAAACTCAAAATGATGAAGAGCAATAACAAAGAGATAAAAAGCCCAAGAAATGTATGCCCCAGTAGAATATCCTTTCTAATGAGTGTGCTTAAAGATGCGGTGAATGATAGCGATAGATTTTGCAATCCACACCAAACAAAAGGATGAAATTTATAAAATATTATAAAAAACAGATAAAGGCTCGTCGCAAAAAGTAATGTTGGTATCTCTTTTGGCTGGTAGTTTAATCCTCGTAAAAATAGCCCAAAACCAAATAAAACAAAGATAACTCCTGTTAATCTTAAAATTATATCTTTGGGAAGTAATGCAAAACCCAGAAGCGAAAAAAATAATCCTGCAATTAACAACCTTTTAGATACAACCATTGGTTTAAATGGGAAATAACTTACCAGAAGGCATAAAAGCAAGATAGTGCCCAGATAGAGATTTAACCAATGAGTAAAAAAACCCATATTTTCTGAAAGGAAGTTAATAGAAATAAAAAAAAGAGAAAATTTAGTAAATTGAGAACGGTGTATTTCCATTGATTCCTCCTGAAAATAGCGAATTAGTGAATTAGAGATTAGTGAATTAGTATAGTATCTCCAGACTCGTATCCTGCGTCCGTGCTTATCTTCTTAAACTATAAAACCATCGAATCATAAAACTCTATTTCCCCTGAAAATAGCGAATTAGCGAATTAGTAGGGAAAACTCACTATCCAGAGGTTTATTCCTTCCCTACCTACTACCTACTATTTTCATCGTCCTTTGTGCCCTATCGGGGCATGAGCGTTTCCCCTGAAAATAGGAAGTAGAGAGTAGAAAGTAAAGAAAACACCACTACTCACGCTTATCTCCCTATCTCCCACCTTCTATCTCCTACCTACTATTTTCATCCTCATTTGTGAACCAACGGTTCATGAGTGTTTCCCCTGAAAATAGACTCCAGACCGTAGACTATAGACCAAGGAACCGATGAAAAGCAAGTTTATTCCCCCTTAACAAAGGGGGTTAGGGGGTTGTATTCCCCTCTTGAGAGGAGTTAGGGGGTGTGTGCCCTCCCTATTTTCATCGTCCTTTGTGCCCTGCAGGGGCATGAGCGTTCTTCTGTAAATCGGGGTTCGGATTTAGGGGTTCGGGGATTCTTTTATTCCCGAGTCCCGAGCCCCGAGTCCCGAGTCCCTTTATTTTCATTCCCCTGGTTGTATTTCTATTTCTCACTATGTTGACGAAGTGCCTCTTTAAATCGTTCAGCCGCTTCATTATTTTGAAAT encodes:
- a CDS encoding four helix bundle protein, with the protein product MNEKLNDFRQLVVWQKSHHLVLRIYEITKNFPTEEKYGLVQQMCPAAVSIPANIAEGFKKQGIKNKLQVGSRMLIGLIK